In Halorubellus sp. JP-L1, one DNA window encodes the following:
- the cmk gene encoding (d)CMP kinase, with protein MLVTVSGPPGSGKSTAAPALADAFDLEHISGGDIFRELADERGYTPLEFNKLAEEDEQIDRDLDARLQDIARERDDVVLESRLAGWLAGDHADFRFWLDAPVAVRGARIADREGKDPDAAAEETAAREGSEAKRYMEYYGIDIDDRSIYDLSMNTGRWSEDAMVDVLVGAVEAYAPSADEGKEPVTLDVEF; from the coding sequence ATGTTAGTGACCGTCTCCGGGCCTCCGGGTAGCGGCAAGAGCACGGCCGCGCCCGCGCTGGCCGACGCGTTCGACCTCGAGCACATCTCCGGCGGTGACATCTTCCGCGAGCTCGCCGACGAACGCGGCTACACGCCCCTCGAGTTCAACAAGCTCGCCGAGGAGGACGAGCAGATCGACCGCGACCTCGACGCGCGCCTCCAGGATATCGCTCGCGAACGCGACGACGTCGTCCTCGAGTCCCGGCTCGCCGGCTGGCTCGCCGGCGACCACGCGGACTTCCGGTTCTGGCTCGACGCTCCCGTCGCCGTCAGGGGCGCGCGCATCGCCGACCGCGAAGGGAAGGACCCCGACGCCGCCGCCGAGGAGACCGCCGCCCGCGAGGGAAGCGAAGCGAAGCGCTACATGGAGTACTACGGGATCGACATCGACGACCGCTCGATCTACGACCTGTCGATGAACACCGGGCGCTGGAGCGAGGACGCGATGGTGGACGTCCTCGTCGGCGCAGTCGAAGCGTACGCCCCGTCGGCCGACGAGGGGAAAGAACCCGTCACGCTGGACGTCGAGTTCTGA
- a CDS encoding DUF106 domain-containing protein has product MARTAEKTATLANESAEMREALETVRDVADENGGEVKWVDVKSDITSGQWGRLLEKDILVDGENGFEFADADAVADVLDGNGDGDYEMPDVPEVEDDGSSWKTRDKAAGVLTLVLMAGYYFDPIRSVVGNAVDLVLGPFNAALPFYAVILAISLVTGLYSSLLQANMVDQDKVQAYQARLQAIQEKEKKAKERGDDAAVERIQEERMEAMGDQMGMMKENFRPMAWITLLTIPAFLWMYWMIGTRGGVGHLQGMETWAVMPFTGRVEWQGGGIGPLPAWIAFYFLCSMGFTQVMRKALDLDTPTPS; this is encoded by the coding sequence ATGGCGCGTACTGCGGAGAAAACGGCGACGCTCGCGAACGAGAGCGCGGAGATGCGGGAGGCGCTCGAGACCGTTCGCGACGTCGCCGACGAGAACGGCGGCGAGGTCAAGTGGGTGGACGTCAAGAGCGACATCACGTCCGGCCAGTGGGGGCGACTCCTCGAGAAGGACATCCTCGTCGACGGCGAGAACGGGTTCGAGTTCGCCGACGCGGACGCCGTCGCCGACGTCCTCGACGGGAACGGCGACGGCGACTACGAGATGCCGGACGTCCCCGAAGTCGAGGACGACGGGTCGAGCTGGAAGACCCGCGACAAGGCCGCGGGCGTGCTCACGCTCGTCCTCATGGCCGGCTACTACTTCGACCCGATCCGGTCGGTCGTCGGGAACGCCGTCGACCTCGTGCTCGGGCCGTTCAACGCTGCCCTCCCGTTCTACGCGGTCATCCTCGCGATCTCGCTCGTCACCGGTCTCTACTCCTCGCTCCTCCAGGCGAACATGGTCGACCAGGACAAGGTCCAGGCGTACCAGGCCCGCCTGCAAGCGATCCAGGAGAAGGAGAAGAAGGCCAAGGAGCGCGGCGACGACGCGGCCGTCGAACGCATCCAGGAGGAACGCATGGAGGCGATGGGCGACCAGATGGGCATGATGAAGGAGAACTTCCGTCCGATGGCGTGGATCACGCTCCTCACCATCCCCGCGTTCCTCTGGATGTACTGGATGATCGGGACGCGCGGCGGCGTCGGCCACCTCCAGGGCATGGAGACGTGGGCGGTCATGCCGTTCACGGGCCGCGTCGAGTGGCAAGGCGGTGGCATCGGTCCGCTCCCCGCGTGGATCGCGTTCTACTTCCTGTGCTCGATGGGCTTCACGCAGGTGATGCGGAAGGCGCTCGACCTCGACACGCCGACGCCGTCCTGA
- a CDS encoding adenylate kinase yields MSDPHVLILGAPGAGKGTQSARIADEFGVEHVTTGDALRANKDMDISDMDFEYDTPREYMEAGDLVPDAVVNAIVEEALSSADGYVLDGYPRNLEQAEELEGMTELDVVLHLDVSRDELVDRLTGRRVCDDCGTNYHVEFDQPETEGVCDECGGDLVQREDDQPESVKNRLDVFDENTQPVIDHYGDHDGFVSIDGDRAPDAVWADVRDAIDAHN; encoded by the coding sequence ATGAGCGATCCGCACGTCCTCATCCTCGGGGCACCGGGCGCGGGCAAAGGCACGCAGTCGGCGCGCATCGCCGACGAGTTCGGCGTCGAGCACGTCACGACGGGCGACGCGCTCCGCGCGAACAAGGACATGGACATCAGCGACATGGACTTCGAGTACGACACGCCCCGCGAATACATGGAGGCGGGCGACCTCGTCCCCGACGCAGTCGTCAACGCCATCGTCGAGGAGGCGCTCTCCTCGGCCGACGGCTACGTCCTCGACGGCTACCCGCGGAACCTCGAACAGGCCGAAGAACTCGAGGGGATGACCGAGCTCGACGTCGTCCTCCACCTCGACGTCTCCCGCGACGAACTCGTCGACCGCCTCACGGGCCGCCGGGTCTGCGACGACTGCGGGACGAACTACCACGTCGAGTTCGACCAGCCCGAGACCGAAGGCGTCTGCGACGAGTGCGGCGGCGACCTCGTGCAGCGCGAGGACGACCAGCCCGAGTCCGTCAAGAATCGCCTGGACGTCTTCGACGAGAACACCCAGCCCGTCATCGACCACTACGGCGACCACGACGGCTTCGTCTCGATCGACGGCGACCGCGCGCCCGACGCCGTCTGGGCCGACGTCCGCGACGCCATCGACGCACACAACTAG
- a CDS encoding RNA-guided pseudouridylation complex pseudouridine synthase subunit Cbf5 has product MMVRSAPGDRSPAELLAFGVVNLDKPPGPSAHQVAAWVRDAASDALADAQADERARDDLDVEGAAHAGTLDPKVTGCLPMLLGDATRVAQAFGEGQKEYVSVLELHADAPSDLEAVVGEFEGEIYQKPPRKSAVSRRLRTREIFDLDVLEVEQRRALLRVRCEPGTYIRKLCHDVGLAAGTGAHMGHLRRTATTPFDDTTLVTLHEFVDALHFWLANDDEGPLRDLVHPAERALTHLPSVTIAPSAAESVADGAPVYAPGVIDAPDPDDVDGIVACYTPNDAVVCLGRLVGDPDADSGEVVALERVLV; this is encoded by the coding sequence CTGATGGTGCGCTCGGCTCCCGGCGACCGGTCGCCCGCGGAACTGCTCGCGTTCGGCGTCGTGAACCTCGACAAACCACCGGGGCCGAGCGCGCACCAGGTCGCGGCGTGGGTGCGCGACGCCGCGAGCGACGCCCTCGCGGACGCGCAAGCGGACGAGCGCGCGCGCGACGACCTCGACGTCGAGGGGGCGGCGCACGCCGGGACGCTCGACCCCAAGGTCACGGGCTGCCTCCCGATGCTGCTCGGCGACGCGACCCGCGTCGCGCAAGCATTCGGCGAAGGCCAGAAGGAGTACGTGAGCGTCCTCGAACTCCACGCCGACGCCCCCAGCGACCTCGAAGCCGTCGTCGGCGAGTTCGAGGGCGAGATCTACCAGAAACCACCACGCAAGTCCGCGGTCTCGCGACGCCTCCGGACCCGCGAGATCTTCGACCTGGACGTCCTCGAAGTCGAGCAACGGCGCGCGCTCCTGCGCGTGCGCTGCGAGCCCGGGACGTACATCAGGAAGCTCTGTCACGACGTCGGGCTCGCCGCCGGCACGGGCGCGCACATGGGGCACCTCCGGCGGACCGCCACCACGCCGTTCGACGACACCACGCTCGTCACCCTCCACGAGTTCGTCGACGCCCTCCACTTCTGGCTCGCGAACGACGACGAGGGCCCGCTCCGCGACCTCGTCCACCCCGCCGAACGCGCACTCACCCACCTCCCGTCGGTCACGATCGCGCCGAGCGCCGCCGAATCCGTCGCCGACGGCGCACCAGTGTACGCGCCCGGCGTCATCGACGCCCCGGACCCCGACGACGTCGACGGCATCGTCGCGTGCTACACGCCGAACGACGCCGTCGTCTGCCTCGGCCGCCTCGTCGGCGACCCCGACGCGGACAGCGGCGAAGTCGTCGCGCTCGAACGCGTCCTCGTCTAA